The segment GTGTGCGCGATCTGCGGACCGACATGCGATCCGATCAGCTCCGGCGGCAGCAACTGCGTCGTCCATCGTTGCAGGCGTTGACGTTCGAGTGGATCGTTGGTGTCCGACGCCCACACCCGGTCGGTGTGTTCGAGAACCTCGAGGTCGATGCGGGCGCCGCCGGATGCGCAGGACTCGAATTCGATGCGGGTATGCCGGGAACGCAACGCGTCCAACAACCGATAGAACGCCGAGGTCTGGGCATGCACCGCCGCTCGCCCGTCGGAGTCGACCGCCAGCATCAGATCCCGGTTGTGGTCCCACTTCACGTAGTCCGGCTGCTCGTTCGTCAGCACCGTATCGATGGCAGAGAGGAGATACTCGAACACTTCCGGACGGGTCAGATCCAGCACGAGCTGATGACGCCACTCCAGCGGGATCCGCCCGGGTGCCGCGAGCAGCCAATCCGGATGGGCCCGAGCGATATCGGAATCCAGGTTGACCATCTCGGGTTCGAACCACAGACCTGGGCTCATGCCGAGGGCGCGAACGTGATCGAACAGCGGGGCCAGCCCGTCGGGCCAGACGCCCTCGTCCACCTGCCAGTCGCCGAGGCCGGCCCGGTCGTCGCGTCGGTGTCGGAACCAGCCGTCGTCGAGCACGAATCGTTCGACGCCCACGTGCGCGGCGACGTCGGCGATCCCGCGGAGTCGGGTGAGATCGTGATCGAAGTAGACGCCTTCCCAGACGTTCAACACCACGGGACGCGGCGAGGTGGGATGCGCGGGTCGAGATCGCATCCATCGGTGCAACGATTGCGCAGAACCATCCAGTCCTGCAGCGGAATACACAAAATGCACCCACGGGGTCGTGTAGGTGTCGCCGCTCTGCAGTACCACCTCGCCGGGCGCGAGCAGCTCGCCGCCACCCAGAACCCCCGAGGCCTGTCCGGCCCGCTCGGGTAGACGCTCGGCCAGATGCAGGTGATCACCGCTCCAGGCGACATGCGCACCCCACACCTCGCCGTCGCGGAAGCCGAAGCCCTCGCTCCCGGCAGTGAGGACCAGGGTGGCGTCGTGCCCGGTTCTTCCGCGTCGTGAGGCACGCACGGTCGAGCCGTGATCGAACCGTCGCCGCTGCGGTGTACGTTCGCGGCAATGCCGTCCCGTCAGGTCGAGTAGTTCGGTTGCAGTGTCCGGCAACGGCATCAGTGTCACGACGCCGTCGACGGTCAACGGGCCACCGGAGACGTTGCGCACACTCTGACGCACACGGAGCGAACCGCCGACCTCGAGTGACAACTCGATCGACCATGCAATTCCCAACTCGGAGTCGGACGCCTCCACCGCACAATGGAATTCACCGGAACGAACGGTGAC is part of the Rhodococcus sp. SBT000017 genome and harbors:
- a CDS encoding alpha-galactosidase; protein product: MSFSALRRDGVMVILGPSSTAVPAVLHWGTDLGELSDNDLTEVRRAAIPAVPHSSVDVPRWLTLAPGGDDAWQGTPALALHRSGTVQYPRWADVTVRSGEFHCAVEASDSELGIAWSIELSLEVGGSLRVRQSVRNVSGGPLTVDGVVTLMPLPDTATELLDLTGRHCRERTPQRRRFDHGSTVRASRRGRTGHDATLVLTAGSEGFGFRDGEVWGAHVAWSGDHLHLAERLPERAGQASGVLGGGELLAPGEVVLQSGDTYTTPWVHFVYSAAGLDGSAQSLHRWMRSRPAHPTSPRPVVLNVWEGVYFDHDLTRLRGIADVAAHVGVERFVLDDGWFRHRRDDRAGLGDWQVDEGVWPDGLAPLFDHVRALGMSPGLWFEPEMVNLDSDIARAHPDWLLAAPGRIPLEWRHQLVLDLTRPEVFEYLLSAIDTVLTNEQPDYVKWDHNRDLMLAVDSDGRAAVHAQTSAFYRLLDALRSRHTRIEFESCASGGARIDLEVLEHTDRVWASDTNDPLERQRLQRWTTQLLPPELIGSHVGPQIAHTSGRWSTLQFRCLTSLFGHAGLEMDVTELAAEDHEYLRSWTSLYKELRGLLHTGNVVRADHPDPSVWVHGVVAADCSEAAYAVVRMDTSPEDRTDRVRLPGLDPIVRYRVEFVRELSDLGNGIALPPWIADGGVVELSGSMLARAGVALPVLFPQTGVLLRVQAV